The following are from one region of the Rosistilla carotiformis genome:
- the ppk1 gene encoding polyphosphate kinase 1: MNKPEPLPEDRFFNRELSWLEFNQRVLDHADDENNPALERLKFLAITSSNLDEFFMVRVGGLILQSRRPESFTDPSGLSTAEQLSAIRTRYRKMVDDQYRILLEDIEPTLLAHGIARVTMDDAGEQHQKTARSVFQTLIQPVLSPQIVSSGEFPLVQVLSIQLCVRLKGLTEETPWDYAIIPLGRAVGRVVTLPTEGGYAYALLEDVVTHHIDEFFNGREVAECIAFRVTRNADIAIQEDSARDLMVGMEELLESRRTSGCVRLEIDERVSEEMLQFLSDKMDLCDQNITSMRGPLDLTYLFQLAGLKGFSALRDPHWAPQHSPEIDPAESMFDNIAQRDLLLLHPYEQFDPVVRLIQEAAEDPDVLAIKQVLYRTSRNSPIVAALMRAAERGKYVTAIVELKARFDEARNIEWAREMEASGVQVVYGVRGLKTHAKICIVVRRETQGIARYVHFGTGNYNEATAALYGDVSMMTCNEEFGADATNFFNSVIGASQPQQFHQLSMAPTSLRTRVLSLIENETRRRAQGQRAVIVAKMNALVDNTIIDALYRASQAGVKIKLNIRGICCLKPGVPGLSENIEVTSIIDRFLEHARIAYFHHGGDEAVFISSADWMPRNLDRRVELFVPVQDTACRQKLLQSLDTYFQDNVNAWQLGPDGVYTRKTPTKGKRFRAQEVLYNTVVAEVKKAEHVRRTHFETHQAEPK, encoded by the coding sequence GTGAATAAACCGGAACCGTTGCCCGAAGACCGCTTCTTCAATCGCGAACTCAGTTGGCTGGAGTTTAACCAACGGGTGTTGGATCACGCCGACGATGAAAATAATCCCGCCCTGGAGCGGCTGAAATTCCTGGCGATCACTAGTTCCAACCTGGACGAGTTTTTTATGGTCCGCGTCGGCGGGCTGATCCTGCAAAGCCGCCGCCCCGAATCGTTCACCGACCCGTCGGGGCTGAGCACCGCGGAACAGTTGTCTGCGATCCGCACACGCTATCGCAAGATGGTCGACGATCAATACCGGATCCTGTTGGAAGATATCGAACCAACCCTGCTGGCTCACGGCATCGCGCGGGTCACGATGGACGATGCGGGAGAACAACATCAAAAGACAGCCCGCTCGGTATTCCAAACGCTGATCCAACCGGTCCTCTCCCCGCAAATCGTCAGCAGCGGCGAATTCCCGCTGGTCCAAGTGCTGAGCATCCAGCTGTGCGTTCGACTGAAAGGCCTGACCGAAGAGACGCCTTGGGACTACGCGATCATTCCGCTGGGCCGAGCCGTGGGACGCGTGGTCACGCTGCCAACCGAAGGGGGCTACGCCTACGCCCTGCTGGAAGATGTCGTCACGCACCACATCGACGAGTTCTTCAACGGGCGCGAAGTCGCCGAATGCATCGCGTTTCGCGTCACTCGCAACGCCGACATCGCGATCCAAGAGGACTCCGCTCGCGACCTGATGGTTGGAATGGAAGAACTGCTGGAGAGTCGCCGCACCTCGGGCTGCGTTCGTCTAGAAATCGACGAGCGCGTGAGCGAAGAGATGCTGCAGTTCTTGAGCGACAAGATGGATCTGTGCGATCAAAACATCACGTCGATGCGCGGCCCGCTGGACCTGACCTACCTGTTCCAACTGGCTGGGCTGAAAGGATTTTCGGCGCTCCGCGATCCGCACTGGGCTCCGCAACATTCCCCCGAGATCGATCCCGCCGAATCGATGTTCGACAACATCGCCCAACGCGACCTGTTGCTGCTGCACCCCTACGAACAATTTGACCCCGTCGTCCGGTTGATCCAAGAGGCGGCGGAGGATCCCGACGTGCTGGCGATCAAACAGGTGCTGTACCGAACCAGCCGCAACAGCCCGATCGTCGCGGCGTTGATGCGAGCGGCGGAGCGTGGCAAATACGTCACCGCAATCGTCGAACTGAAGGCCCGTTTCGATGAAGCCCGCAACATCGAATGGGCTCGCGAAATGGAAGCCTCCGGCGTGCAAGTCGTCTACGGCGTCCGCGGCCTCAAAACGCACGCCAAGATCTGCATCGTCGTCCGCCGCGAAACGCAAGGCATCGCCCGCTACGTTCACTTCGGCACGGGAAACTACAACGAAGCAACAGCCGCGCTCTACGGCGACGTCAGCATGATGACCTGCAACGAAGAATTTGGCGCCGACGCGACCAACTTCTTCAATTCAGTGATCGGTGCCAGCCAGCCGCAACAGTTCCATCAATTGTCGATGGCCCCGACCAGCTTGCGAACGCGCGTCTTATCGCTGATCGAAAACGAAACCCGCCGCCGCGCCCAAGGTCAACGCGCGGTGATCGTGGCGAAGATGAACGCGCTGGTCGACAACACGATCATCGATGCCCTCTATCGCGCCAGCCAAGCGGGCGTGAAGATCAAACTGAACATCCGCGGCATCTGCTGCCTCAAGCCAGGCGTCCCGGGGCTCAGCGAAAACATCGAGGTCACCAGCATCATCGATCGCTTCCTCGAACACGCGCGAATCGCCTACTTCCACCACGGCGGCGACGAAGCGGTCTTCATCAGCAGCGCCGACTGGATGCCTCGCAACCTCGACCGCCGCGTCGAACTGTTTGTCCCGGTGCAAGATACCGCCTGCCGGCAAAAGCTGTTACAGTCGCTGGACACCTATTTCCAGGACAATGTCAACGCCTGGCAACTGGGACCCGACGGCGTCTACACGCGAAAAACGCCGACCAAAGGCAAGCGTTTCCGGGCTCAAGAAGTCCTATACAACACGGTCGTTGCCGAAGTGAAAAAGGCGGAACACGTGCGGCGGACACACTTCGAAACGCACCAAGCCGAACCGAAGTAG
- a CDS encoding proteasome accessory factor PafA2 family protein, protein MASRLLRRHIGLETEYATVVQTPADQEHPPSRREVYDAVCKSLTQSVPTAKARFDDCRLFLATGGAISLESCFDWMDQPGGLIEGATPECSSPRNLLVCQRAQDRLFADAVAGCDLPASVCLLKNSRDAEDHVYGCQENYSADVASGPMLWAYRAGILMLIPMYMLYVAICLTLTFLGVSLLVSLKSAGAIVRGRRPCLESLLDIPNWCIRAAAGLLRIVHAPLTCLLWLVARFTAFRQQRQGLTPFLISRTILCGTGHLNARGKFSLSGKAAAINSMVGMGGYLNERPIYVFGHWLQTMCSESIISPRCLLELLGRRQRLQIGLADSNVADAAEYLKVGATSLVLDMIEAGYAKGLPKLKKPLEALQQIASDWSLIARVATNSGPMTALEIQQAYLHRCRQFVFDSEEPASSEAWDILELWEQMLDAAGQIRELPVDYEPSLAKIDWASKKWLIDQMGSDASLASRKKVDLRYHELSPNGYYHRLTGAVPCCSIVDLDEISSAMRMPPKDTPASRRGNLIREFAGSETAISASWSHVIIGSGKSRRTFAVKPPRRPAPLTKRDRH, encoded by the coding sequence GTGGCAAGCCGGTTGCTGCGCCGACACATCGGGCTGGAAACCGAATACGCCACGGTCGTTCAAACGCCCGCCGACCAAGAACATCCGCCATCGCGACGCGAAGTTTACGACGCGGTCTGCAAGAGCCTGACGCAATCGGTTCCGACGGCCAAGGCGCGGTTCGATGATTGCCGATTGTTCCTCGCAACCGGCGGTGCGATCTCGCTGGAATCGTGCTTCGATTGGATGGACCAACCGGGCGGCTTGATCGAAGGAGCGACTCCCGAATGCAGCAGCCCACGCAATCTGCTGGTCTGCCAACGCGCTCAAGACCGATTGTTCGCCGACGCGGTCGCGGGGTGCGATCTCCCCGCTTCGGTCTGCCTGCTGAAGAACTCCCGCGATGCCGAAGACCATGTCTACGGATGCCAAGAGAATTATTCGGCCGACGTCGCCAGCGGCCCGATGCTGTGGGCCTACCGCGCCGGGATCTTGATGCTGATCCCGATGTACATGCTGTACGTCGCGATCTGCCTGACGCTGACCTTCTTAGGCGTTTCGCTGCTGGTCTCGCTGAAGAGTGCCGGCGCGATCGTTCGCGGACGTCGCCCCTGCCTCGAAAGCCTGTTGGACATTCCCAACTGGTGCATCCGCGCCGCCGCGGGACTGCTGCGAATCGTTCACGCCCCGCTGACGTGCCTGCTGTGGTTGGTCGCCCGCTTCACCGCCTTCCGCCAACAACGCCAAGGGCTCACCCCGTTCCTGATCTCGCGGACGATACTCTGCGGTACGGGACACTTGAATGCCCGCGGCAAGTTCTCGCTCTCGGGCAAAGCCGCCGCGATCAACAGCATGGTCGGGATGGGAGGCTACCTGAACGAACGGCCGATCTATGTCTTCGGTCACTGGTTGCAGACGATGTGCAGCGAATCGATCATCTCGCCCCGCTGCCTGCTGGAACTGCTGGGTCGACGCCAGCGACTGCAGATCGGATTGGCCGATTCAAACGTCGCCGATGCCGCGGAGTATTTAAAAGTTGGCGCGACAAGCCTCGTCCTGGACATGATCGAAGCGGGCTACGCCAAGGGGCTGCCCAAGCTGAAAAAACCGCTCGAGGCGTTGCAACAGATCGCCAGCGACTGGAGCCTGATTGCTCGCGTGGCGACTAACAGCGGCCCGATGACGGCGCTGGAAATCCAGCAAGCCTACCTGCACCGCTGTCGCCAATTTGTCTTCGACAGCGAAGAGCCGGCCAGCTCCGAAGCTTGGGACATCCTCGAACTCTGGGAACAGATGCTCGACGCAGCCGGGCAGATCCGCGAACTGCCAGTCGATTACGAACCCTCGCTGGCCAAGATCGACTGGGCTTCCAAAAAGTGGCTGATCGATCAGATGGGGAGCGATGCCAGCCTGGCGTCGCGGAAAAAGGTCGACCTGCGGTACCACGAACTCTCCCCCAACGGATATTACCACCGTTTAACGGGAGCGGTTCCCTGCTGTTCGATCGTCGATCTGGACGAGATTTCCAGCGCGATGCGGATGCCTCCCAAAGACACGCCGGCGTCGCGCCGAGGCAATTTGATCCGCGAATTTGCTGGTTCCGAGACCGCCATCTCCGCCTCGTGGTCGCATGTGATCATCGGCAGTGGCAAGAGCCGCAGGACGTTTGCGGTCAAACCGCCCCGACGCCCCGCTCCTTTGACGAAACGCGACCGGCATTGA
- a CDS encoding efflux RND transporter permease subunit encodes MISRAPDIPRLLVSNRYLLLAIAVAVFALAWSIDQRLQFDRRIERMFPEADPAAQAYQQLKETFGGNEVAMLTYPNADLFDRGGAGLKLQRELTQRIEALPGVASVLSLAKVDTALTKMRPAALFFAADSAPQILADDQLATAFRELFAGYTHSDDGDYAALVVMLDPQRTTVDGQDTAVAGLREIAATLPAEHQPASLVGEPVLVSEGFSMVQADGRRLGFVTLSLLSVAMFVMFRSLRWVFVQVVVICWSVVCTRALVALVGLQLTLVSSMLTAVVTVIAVASIIHLAVADRNARLRGRSGREATVLGLRGVLRPIAWACLTDAVGFAALSVSDVGPIRDFGWMMAIGALVVLVAIVLFVPGLASIGPAGGGSRPRQTNRRVRHAMYAGYHWLTLHRRIAIAAIVLLAIGISLGLGRLTIETNFIRNFRADHPLAIDYRIVESDLGGAGVWDVLLPAPDLLSSEYLASVRELEDRLRAIGDQPDTRLSKVFSIADADAAASSSPLLAIAPPSLRIAGMRASMPYFIDALVAGPSTDGKPAMLRMMIRSSEQVPAETKQQLIASVRQTVGEHTASDRWKALFEEERPAVEPQVTGYYVLLTGLVSGLVADQWICFGVASLGVFGMLWIVARSLKLAVCGMLPNMLPILGVLALLGYWGTPVNLGTAMIAAVSIGISIDGSIHFLCAYRRHRIGHGVQRSIASVYQTVGIAVILATLSLTIGFSTLATSPFIPTATFGVLVSITLVVSSIANLTLLPFMIRIVDGANSR; translated from the coding sequence ATGATCTCCCGCGCGCCCGACATCCCCCGCTTGCTCGTCTCCAATCGCTATCTGTTGCTTGCGATTGCGGTTGCAGTTTTTGCGCTGGCTTGGTCGATCGATCAACGGTTGCAGTTCGATCGGCGGATCGAGCGGATGTTTCCCGAAGCCGATCCGGCGGCGCAGGCCTATCAACAATTAAAAGAGACCTTCGGCGGTAACGAGGTCGCGATGTTGACCTATCCCAACGCCGATCTGTTCGATCGGGGTGGGGCAGGGCTGAAGTTGCAGCGGGAGTTGACGCAGCGGATCGAAGCGCTGCCGGGGGTGGCGAGTGTGTTGAGTCTCGCCAAAGTCGATACTGCCCTGACCAAGATGCGTCCGGCCGCGTTGTTCTTCGCTGCCGATTCCGCTCCGCAAATCCTGGCCGATGATCAATTGGCCACCGCGTTTCGCGAGCTGTTTGCCGGCTACACGCACTCCGACGATGGCGACTATGCCGCACTGGTCGTGATGTTGGACCCGCAGCGCACGACGGTCGATGGCCAAGATACCGCGGTGGCTGGGCTTCGCGAAATCGCGGCGACGCTACCCGCCGAGCACCAGCCGGCGAGTCTGGTCGGCGAGCCGGTTTTGGTGAGCGAAGGTTTTTCGATGGTCCAAGCCGATGGTCGGCGTTTGGGATTCGTGACGCTGTCGCTGTTGTCGGTTGCCATGTTTGTGATGTTCCGCTCGCTGCGGTGGGTGTTTGTGCAAGTGGTTGTGATCTGTTGGTCAGTCGTTTGCACCAGAGCCTTGGTCGCCTTAGTCGGTCTTCAGTTAACACTTGTCAGTTCGATGTTGACCGCCGTGGTGACCGTGATCGCCGTGGCGTCGATCATTCATCTTGCGGTGGCCGACCGCAATGCGCGGCTGCGTGGAAGGTCGGGGCGCGAAGCGACCGTGTTGGGGCTGCGCGGTGTGCTGCGGCCGATCGCTTGGGCTTGTCTGACCGATGCGGTCGGCTTCGCCGCGTTGTCGGTATCCGACGTGGGGCCGATTCGCGATTTCGGATGGATGATGGCGATCGGAGCGTTGGTCGTGTTGGTCGCGATCGTTTTGTTTGTGCCCGGCTTGGCCTCGATCGGACCGGCTGGCGGAGGCTCGCGTCCGCGGCAGACCAACCGCCGCGTGCGGCACGCGATGTATGCCGGTTACCATTGGCTGACGCTGCATCGGAGGATTGCGATCGCAGCGATTGTCCTTCTGGCGATCGGGATCTCGTTGGGGCTAGGGCGGCTGACGATCGAGACCAATTTCATTCGAAACTTTCGCGCCGACCATCCGCTTGCGATCGATTACCGCATCGTTGAATCGGATCTTGGCGGAGCGGGGGTGTGGGATGTTTTGTTGCCGGCTCCCGATCTCCTTTCCAGCGAATACCTGGCCAGCGTGCGCGAGTTGGAAGATCGGCTGCGTGCGATCGGCGACCAGCCCGATACTCGGTTGAGCAAAGTCTTTAGTATCGCCGACGCCGACGCCGCGGCCAGTTCTTCGCCGCTGCTTGCGATCGCGCCGCCGTCGCTGCGGATCGCTGGCATGCGCGCGTCGATGCCATATTTCATCGATGCCTTGGTCGCTGGACCGTCGACCGATGGCAAGCCGGCGATGTTGCGTATGATGATCCGCAGCAGCGAGCAGGTGCCGGCGGAAACGAAGCAGCAATTGATCGCCAGCGTTCGGCAGACCGTTGGCGAGCATACCGCTTCGGATCGTTGGAAAGCGTTGTTTGAAGAGGAACGGCCGGCGGTCGAGCCGCAGGTGACGGGGTATTACGTGTTGTTGACGGGGCTCGTCTCGGGGCTGGTCGCCGATCAGTGGATCTGTTTCGGCGTCGCGTCGCTGGGCGTGTTCGGGATGTTGTGGATCGTCGCCAGGTCGCTGAAGTTGGCCGTTTGTGGAATGCTGCCGAACATGCTGCCGATTCTCGGCGTCCTGGCGTTGTTGGGCTATTGGGGGACGCCGGTGAATCTGGGGACCGCGATGATCGCGGCGGTTTCGATTGGGATCTCGATCGATGGATCGATTCATTTTCTGTGTGCGTACCGTCGGCATCGAATCGGTCACGGCGTGCAGCGATCGATCGCCAGCGTCTATCAAACCGTTGGCATCGCGGTGATCTTGGCGACGCTGTCGTTGACGATCGGGTTCTCCACGTTGGCGACCAGTCCTTTCATTCCGACGGCGACGTTTGGCGTACTGGTCAGCATCACCTTGGTCGTCAGCAGCATCGCCAACCTGACGCTGCTTCCATTTATGATTCGCATCGTCGATGGGGCCAATTCCCGTTAA
- a CDS encoding M14 family metallopeptidase: protein MAEDYFSSSYLQARERFRIAADAIGAKCDAYQVIGAGEGGRTIDVATLGPADAPAVVVSSGVHGVEGFFGSAVQLAMLDRFRRQPPDRGLRFVLIHAINPFGFDQLRRFDEANIDLNRNFLIDPQTYKGSPAGYATLDRFLNPASPATRWELPFQMQAMALIARHGMPTLKSAVAGGQYEYPSGLFFGGSQPAASMDVIRDYCARWIGDAPSVVHIDLHSGLGRFAECQLMPVVSDAAPASAFIDGFPDRSLEFEATHQRTAYTVRGGMGQWFVDRFSDRPYRFALAEFGTYGPLRVLAALRRENRFHFQGPRDTEAQRRAKAELLECFCPRSAAWRRRVLDTSLSIVDQASRWS, encoded by the coding sequence ATGGCCGAAGACTACTTTTCATCGTCGTATCTGCAAGCGCGGGAACGCTTCCGAATCGCAGCTGATGCGATCGGGGCCAAGTGCGATGCGTATCAGGTCATCGGGGCAGGGGAGGGCGGCCGGACGATCGACGTCGCCACGCTTGGCCCCGCCGATGCGCCAGCGGTTGTTGTCTCGTCGGGCGTGCATGGAGTCGAAGGCTTCTTTGGATCGGCGGTTCAGTTGGCGATGTTGGATCGATTCCGCCGCCAACCGCCCGATCGTGGTTTGCGTTTCGTCTTGATTCACGCGATCAATCCGTTTGGCTTTGATCAGCTGCGTCGTTTCGATGAAGCGAACATCGATCTGAACCGCAATTTTCTAATCGATCCGCAGACATATAAAGGATCGCCCGCCGGATACGCGACACTCGACCGGTTTTTGAATCCCGCTTCGCCAGCGACGCGATGGGAGTTGCCGTTTCAGATGCAAGCGATGGCGTTGATCGCGCGTCACGGGATGCCCACGCTCAAGTCCGCTGTCGCCGGCGGGCAATACGAATATCCAAGCGGCTTGTTTTTTGGAGGCTCACAGCCCGCCGCGTCGATGGACGTGATCCGCGACTACTGCGCCCGTTGGATCGGCGACGCGCCGTCGGTTGTTCATATCGATCTGCACAGCGGACTGGGGCGATTTGCGGAGTGCCAGTTGATGCCGGTCGTCAGCGACGCGGCACCGGCGTCGGCTTTTATCGATGGGTTCCCGGATCGTTCGCTCGAATTCGAAGCGACGCACCAGCGAACCGCTTATACGGTCCGCGGCGGGATGGGTCAGTGGTTCGTCGATCGATTCAGCGATCGACCGTATCGATTTGCACTCGCCGAGTTCGGGACGTACGGACCGTTGCGCGTCCTGGCGGCGCTCCGTCGCGAGAACCGTTTCCATTTTCAAGGGCCTCGCGATACCGAGGCGCAGCGTCGCGCCAAGGCGGAATTGTTAGAATGCTTTTGTCCTCGATCGGCCGCATGGCGACGACGCGTCCTCGACACCTCGCTCTCGATCGTCGATCAAGCATCGCGCTGGAGTTAA
- a CDS encoding glycosyltransferase family 4 protein, which produces MRVAHVITRMIVGGAQENTLFNCLDLQRIYGDDVILITGPSLGPEGDLLQQGRAEGLKVIVLPDLVRAIDPVRDWKALRAIRQTLRDFQPDVVHTHSAKGGILGRQAAHDLGVPAILHTVHGAPFHPYQSPPVRWFYKACEKRAARQCHRLISVADAMTRLLTDAEVVAAEKCTTVYSGMNVDPFLWADTHRLAVRQRLGIGDDEVVVGKIARLFHLKGHADLIQAATTVVKTHANVKFLLIGDGILRDELTDQIRQAGLEDRFCFTGLVPPEDIPEYLGAMDLLVHTSYREGLARALPQALIAGKPVISYAIDGAPEVVIDGETGFLVSAGDIDRLADRIVELVGDKKMRADLGGQGRARFTDAFRHETMTSRLREIYQQILADSAGGDR; this is translated from the coding sequence ATGCGTGTCGCTCATGTAATTACTCGGATGATCGTGGGCGGTGCTCAGGAGAATACGCTCTTCAACTGCTTGGATCTGCAACGGATCTATGGCGACGATGTGATCTTGATCACCGGCCCCAGCCTTGGCCCCGAAGGAGATCTGTTGCAGCAGGGGAGGGCGGAAGGTTTGAAAGTGATCGTGCTGCCCGACTTGGTCCGCGCGATCGATCCGGTTCGCGATTGGAAGGCGCTGCGCGCGATCCGCCAAACCCTGCGCGACTTTCAGCCCGACGTCGTCCATACGCACAGCGCGAAAGGTGGGATCCTGGGGCGTCAGGCGGCGCACGATCTGGGCGTCCCGGCGATTCTGCATACGGTTCACGGTGCGCCGTTCCATCCCTACCAATCGCCGCCGGTCCGCTGGTTTTATAAGGCTTGCGAGAAGCGAGCGGCCCGGCAATGCCATCGCCTGATTTCAGTCGCCGATGCGATGACGCGGTTGCTGACCGACGCGGAAGTTGTCGCGGCGGAAAAGTGCACGACGGTCTACAGCGGGATGAACGTCGATCCGTTTCTGTGGGCCGACACGCATCGGTTGGCCGTTCGCCAGCGGTTGGGGATCGGCGACGATGAAGTTGTCGTCGGCAAGATCGCTCGGCTGTTTCATCTGAAGGGGCATGCCGATCTGATCCAGGCGGCGACCACCGTGGTGAAGACTCACGCAAACGTCAAGTTCCTGTTGATCGGCGATGGGATCTTGCGAGACGAACTGACCGATCAGATTCGCCAGGCGGGACTGGAGGATCGATTCTGCTTCACCGGTTTGGTGCCGCCCGAAGATATCCCCGAATATTTGGGAGCGATGGATCTGTTGGTTCACACTTCGTATCGCGAAGGGCTTGCCCGCGCGTTGCCTCAAGCGTTGATCGCTGGAAAGCCGGTGATCAGTTACGCGATCGATGGCGCTCCGGAAGTTGTGATCGATGGCGAGACGGGGTTCCTGGTTTCGGCGGGGGATATCGATCGCTTGGCCGACCGAATCGTGGAACTGGTTGGTGACAAAAAAATGCGTGCGGATTTAGGAGGGCAGGGGCGGGCACGGTTTACGGACGCGTTCCGACACGAAACAATGACAAGCCGTTTGAGAGAAATTTATCAGCAGATCCTGGCAGATTCCGCTGGCGGCGATCGCTGA
- a CDS encoding serine/threonine-protein kinase, with protein sequence MAKMRDFLGHYRLVRLIRNGATSQIWEAVEDASDKRVAIKLLKDNFKDDKEEIASLKNEFEVASSMNSPLVLKAFHHGVENGIPHNVFELASETSFRNLVRMGVDAYGFMLQKMIQKSAEGLYYMHTKDWIHRDIKPDNFLVTREGDVKLIDYRIAEKKRTGLKAMFYKPKVQGTRSYMSPEQIRAKGIDERSDMYSYGCTLFELVTGKPPYTATSPTELLNKHLTGQVVSPLAGNPNVSPEFSELIKKMMAKKKESRPASMWEFLKELRAITLFKKSPRIPDVHPFDQLEKGEKGFNLD encoded by the coding sequence ATGGCGAAGATGCGCGACTTCCTCGGCCACTATCGACTTGTCCGTTTGATCCGCAATGGTGCGACATCGCAGATCTGGGAAGCTGTCGAAGATGCGTCGGACAAACGTGTTGCGATCAAGTTGTTGAAAGACAATTTCAAAGATGACAAAGAAGAGATCGCATCGCTGAAGAACGAGTTCGAAGTCGCTTCGTCGATGAACAGCCCGCTGGTCTTGAAGGCCTTCCATCACGGCGTGGAAAACGGGATCCCGCACAACGTCTTCGAATTGGCCAGCGAGACATCGTTCCGCAATTTGGTGCGAATGGGAGTCGACGCCTACGGCTTTATGCTCCAGAAGATGATCCAGAAATCGGCCGAAGGTTTGTATTACATGCACACCAAGGATTGGATCCATCGCGATATCAAGCCCGACAATTTTCTGGTCACTCGCGAGGGGGACGTCAAGCTGATCGATTACCGGATCGCCGAGAAGAAGCGAACCGGGCTGAAGGCGATGTTCTACAAGCCGAAGGTTCAAGGGACGCGCAGCTATATGTCCCCTGAACAGATTCGGGCCAAGGGAATCGATGAACGTTCGGACATGTATTCGTACGGCTGCACGTTGTTCGAGCTGGTGACCGGCAAGCCGCCGTATACCGCGACCAGTCCCACCGAGCTGCTCAATAAGCACCTGACGGGCCAGGTCGTTAGTCCATTGGCGGGAAACCCCAATGTGTCGCCGGAGTTTTCTGAGCTAATCAAAAAAATGATGGCAAAGAAAAAAGAGAGCCGTCCGGCATCGATGTGGGAGTTCTTGAAGGAGTTGCGGGCGATCACACTGTTCAAAAAGTCACCTCGGATTCCCGACGTCCATCCGTTTGATCAGCTGGAGAAGGGCGAAAAAGGCTTCAATTTGGACTGA
- a CDS encoding serine/threonine-protein kinase yields MAKARDFFGSYRLTRLIRMGSACQVWEAINEADQKRYALKVLRDELRGDKAEVAGLKYEYDVATQVGPSPRLIKIHDFVTDPKSAYLVLELFSELNMKQALRHGPDSLAYMLNKVVEQSAEGLYFMHTKGWLHCDVKPDNFLVSREGVVKLIDFQISQKKKTGLSKLFGKKSQIQGTRSYMSPEQIRGKNMDERSDIYSYGCVLYEVATGKPPYTGESPNDLLNKHLSAPIPTPLTSNENVSQEFADLIKRMLSKKPEHRPESMWEFLKLIRGMRLFKKQPKKLDVDVFDVASGFKSPEDLLKH; encoded by the coding sequence ATGGCTAAGGCCCGGGACTTCTTCGGTTCCTATCGATTGACACGCCTGATCCGAATGGGCAGTGCATGCCAGGTCTGGGAAGCCATCAACGAAGCGGACCAGAAGCGGTATGCGCTGAAGGTGCTTCGCGATGAATTGCGAGGCGACAAGGCGGAGGTTGCGGGGCTGAAGTACGAATACGACGTCGCCACGCAGGTTGGGCCGAGCCCGCGGTTGATCAAGATCCACGATTTTGTGACCGATCCGAAGTCGGCCTATCTGGTGCTGGAACTGTTCAGCGAATTGAACATGAAGCAGGCGTTGCGGCACGGGCCCGATTCGCTGGCCTACATGCTGAACAAGGTTGTCGAACAGTCGGCCGAGGGTTTGTATTTCATGCATACCAAGGGTTGGCTGCACTGCGACGTCAAACCGGACAACTTTCTGGTCAGTCGGGAAGGGGTCGTCAAGCTGATCGACTTCCAGATCTCCCAGAAGAAGAAAACCGGGTTGTCGAAGCTGTTCGGCAAGAAGAGCCAGATCCAAGGGACGCGCAGCTACATGTCTCCCGAGCAAATTCGGGGCAAGAACATGGACGAGCGTTCGGACATCTATTCGTACGGGTGCGTGTTGTACGAAGTGGCAACCGGCAAGCCGCCGTATACGGGCGAATCGCCTAACGATTTGTTGAACAAACATCTCAGCGCCCCGATCCCCACGCCATTGACCAGCAACGAAAACGTCTCCCAAGAGTTTGCGGATCTGATCAAGCGGATGCTCTCGAAAAAGCCAGAGCATCGCCCCGAATCGATGTGGGAATTTCTGAAGCTGATCCGCGGTATGCGGTTGTTCAAGAAGCAGCCCAAGAAGCTGGATGTGGACGTGTTTGATGTCGCATCGGGATTCAAGTCGCCCGAGGATCTGCTGAAACATTAA